The Salvia miltiorrhiza cultivar Shanhuang (shh) chromosome 1, IMPLAD_Smil_shh, whole genome shotgun sequence genome has a window encoding:
- the LOC130996350 gene encoding transcription factor RF2a-like isoform X3, translating into MEELSTSAADAGSSCIHQRKLQHSQSMVLKICIKTEMAKPGSENPSSAESDKSISAANLAELALTDPKRAKRIWANRQSAARSKERKMRYIAELQSKVQSLQTDKASSSMQFALMQEDTNCLASENIELKLQLQSFEQQVHLQDAVNDALKEEIQHLKVLTGQAMLNGPAPPPYGTNQNYNTNSHAQPLQYQFRQHQLDQFQPRQLLLH; encoded by the exons ATGGAAGAACTGTCTACTTCTGCAGCAGATGCAGGTTCTTCATGCATACATCAACGTAAGCTTCAGCACAGCCAATCCATGGTTTTAAAAATTTGTATCAAAACAGAGATGGCAAAGCCAGGTTCAGAAAATCCATCTTCAGCTGAGTCTGATAAATCCATTTCTGCTGCCAATCTCGCTGAGCTTGCTCTTACTGACCCAAAGCGCGCAAAAAG AATTTGGGCGAATAGGCAGTCAGCTGCAAGGTCAAAGGAAAGGAAGATGAGGTATATTGCTGAGCTTCAAAGCAAAGTCCAGTCCTTGCAAACAGATAAAGCATCCTCGTCCATGCAGTTTGCCTTAATGCAG GAGGATACCAATTGTCTTGCATCTGAAAATATTGAACTCAAACTACAGTTACAATCATTTGAACAGCAAGTACACTTGCAAGATG CTGTAAACGATGCATTGAAGGAAGAAATCCAGCATCTAAAGGTGCTGACTGGTCAGGCAATGCTGAATGGTCCTGCTCCTCCACCCTATGGAACTAACCAAAACTATAACACCAACAGCCATGCTCAACCGTTACAATATCAGTTCCGACAGCACCAGCTGGACCAGTTTCAGCCGCGTCAACTGCTGCTCCATTAG
- the LOC130996350 gene encoding probable transcription factor PosF21 isoform X1, translated as MCMHPPSLSSYDYRSDRQMRLPFRLKNRISSAIEEKTVTVFLKNLRSWLPPLGRSSVSSYNTKPEQSASSNLRPIGPECSFKKEHKMSSHSSQFSFEISRMPENPPNNLAHRRTHSDVLALLNDVSFDGDLGIVGGSDGLSVFDDTEEDLLPEYFVLDKSNLISETMEELSTSAADAGSSCIHQRKLQHSQSMVLKICIKTEMAKPGSENPSSAESDKSISAANLAELALTDPKRAKRIWANRQSAARSKERKMRYIAELQSKVQSLQTDKASSSMQFALMQEDTNCLASENIELKLQLQSFEQQVHLQDAVNDALKEEIQHLKVLTGQAMLNGPAPPPYGTNQNYNTNSHAQPLQYQFRQHQLDQFQPRQLLLH; from the exons ATGTGCATGCACCCACCATCTCTTTCAAGCTACGATTATCGCTCCGATCGTCAGATGCGATTACCTTTTCGACTCAAAAATCGAATTTCGTCAGCGATAGAAGAAAAGACAGTAACAGTTTTTCTAAAAAATCT TAGGAGTTGGCTTCCTCCGTTGGGGAGATCCTCAGTTAGTAGCTATAACACAAAGCCAGAGCAATCAGCATCCTCAAATTTGCGTCCAATAGGGCCGGAATGTTCATTCAAGAAGGAACATAAGATGTCATCTCATTCTAGTCAATTTAGTTTCGAGATAAGTCGGATGCCTGAAAATCCCCCGAATAATTTGGCCCATCGACGAACTCATTCTGATGTTCTTGCCCTTCTGAATGATGTTAGCTTTGATGGTGATCTAGGCATTGTAGGTGGATCGGATGGACTTTCTGTTTTTGATGACACTGAAGAGGATCTGCTGCCAGAGTATTTTGTTTTGGATAAGTCCAATTTGATATCTGAGACAATGGAAGAACTGTCTACTTCTGCAGCAGATGCAGGTTCTTCATGCATACATCAACGTAAGCTTCAGCACAGCCAATCCATGGTTTTAAAAATTTGTATCAAAACAGAGATGGCAAAGCCAGGTTCAGAAAATCCATCTTCAGCTGAGTCTGATAAATCCATTTCTGCTGCCAATCTCGCTGAGCTTGCTCTTACTGACCCAAAGCGCGCAAAAAG AATTTGGGCGAATAGGCAGTCAGCTGCAAGGTCAAAGGAAAGGAAGATGAGGTATATTGCTGAGCTTCAAAGCAAAGTCCAGTCCTTGCAAACAGATAAAGCATCCTCGTCCATGCAGTTTGCCTTAATGCAG GAGGATACCAATTGTCTTGCATCTGAAAATATTGAACTCAAACTACAGTTACAATCATTTGAACAGCAAGTACACTTGCAAGATG CTGTAAACGATGCATTGAAGGAAGAAATCCAGCATCTAAAGGTGCTGACTGGTCAGGCAATGCTGAATGGTCCTGCTCCTCCACCCTATGGAACTAACCAAAACTATAACACCAACAGCCATGCTCAACCGTTACAATATCAGTTCCGACAGCACCAGCTGGACCAGTTTCAGCCGCGTCAACTGCTGCTCCATTAG
- the LOC130995710 gene encoding LOW QUALITY PROTEIN: uncharacterized protein LOC130995710 (The sequence of the model RefSeq protein was modified relative to this genomic sequence to represent the inferred CDS: inserted 1 base in 1 codon): MDDWELSSEELDSLERDALKQLAERNQSCAAATTSHISRNMATVSPLPANVPSSRSPAKPPFLSRPHLHNDKINVSQQAKMMPSPVVPKMTNNLPKPQQVKVTVKFFLHATGNIAAKFPYDKLLVGAFHNIPRASWNAKERLWMFPLSSLPTAESVLRDLPGSDVEIENLDPLVRRAIAAATAVPDLQDKYDKIPSYIESKLLSFQREGIRFILQHGARVLLADEMGLGKTLQAIAVTSCIREAWPVLIXAPSSLRLHWASMIQQWLNIAPSDILVVLSQWNGSNRGGFNIVPSNAKRPINLDGVFNIISYDIVPKLQDKLLASAFKVVIADESHFLKNAQAKRTNSSLPILQKAQYTILLSGTPALSRPIELFKQLEALYPDVYKNVHEYGNRYCKGGIFGVYQGASNHEELHNLIKATLMIRRLKKDVLSELPKKRRQQVFLELGDTEMKQINVLFRELEVVKTKIKSCQSKEEVESLKFTQKNLINKIYTDSAAVKIPAVLDYLGTIIEEGCKFLIFAHHQPMIDAIHKFLLKKKVQCIRIDGSTPAASRQALVTEFQEKDSVKAAVLSIKAGGVGITLTAASTVIFAELSWTPGDVIQAEDRAHRIGQVSSVNIYYLLANDTVDDIIWDVIQHKLENLGQMLDGEENSLEVSVNRHGYSPMKASGSQPESSPLKATGSQPGSSPMKQTKLDFFLKRCNSDSDDERKHKHPRN; this comes from the exons ATGGATGATTGGGAGTTGAGCTCGGAGGAATTGGATTCCCTAGAAAGAGACGCCTTGAAGCAATTGGCCGAGCGCAATCAATCTTGTGCTGCTGCCACAACCAGTCATATTAGTAGAAATATGGCCACTGTATCTCCTCTGCCAGCAAACGTGCCGTCTTCTCGTTCCCCAGCCAAGCCCCCCTTCCTCTCGCGTCCTCATCTCCACAATGATAAG ATTAATGTCTCACAGCAAGCCAAAATGATGCCTTCACCAGTGGTGCCGAAGATGACTA ATAATCTTCCAAAGCCACAGCAAGTGAAGGTTACAGTTAAATTTTTTCTACATGCCACTGGCAACATAGCCGCAAAATTTCCTTATGACAAG TTACTTGTAGGAGCTTTCCACAATATCCCAAGAGCTAGTTGGAATGCAAAAGAAAG ATTATGGATGTTCCCTTTGTCATCATTACCAACTGCAGAAAGTGTTCTTCGTGATCTGCCTGGCTCTGACGTTGAG ATAGAGAACTTGGATCCGTTGGTAAGGCGTGCTATTGCTGCTGCCACTGCAGTTCCAGATCTTCAAG ACAAATATGATAAGATTCCCAGTTATATCGAATCAAAGCTCCTATCTTTTCAACGTGAAGGTATCCG GTTCATATTGCAGCATGGAGCGCGGGTCCTTTTGGCTGATGAAATGGGGCTAGGAAAGACTCTTCAG GCCATTGCAGTGACCTCTTGCATCCGTGAAGCATGGCCTGTTCTCA TGGCTCCATCTTCTTTACGTCTCCATTGGGCTTCT ATGATTCAACAATGGCTAAATATTGCACCTTCAGATATATTG GTGGTTTTGTCTCAGTGGAATGGTTCAAACAGAGGTGGATTTAACATAGTGCCCTCAAATGCCAAGAGGCCTATTAATCTTGATGGGGTCTTCAATATCATATCTTATGATATTGTACCTAAGTTACAGGACAAACTTTTGGCTTCAGCTTTCAAG GTTGTAATTGCAGATGAATCACACTTCCTGAAGAATGCCCAAGCAAAACGGACAAACTCCTCCCTTCCCATATTGCAG AAAGCCCAGTACACAATCTTGCTCAGTGGAACTCCAGCTTTATCTAGACCAATAGAACTTTTTAAACAG TTGGAAGCCTTGTATCCTGATGTGTATAAGAATGTTCACGAATATGGTAACCGCTACTGCAAGGGC GGTATATTTGGAGTCTATCAAGGTGCAAGTAATCATGAAGAGCTTCATAATTTGATCAAGGCTACATTAATGATTCGCAGACTTAAGAAAGATGTTCTCTCTGAGCTTCCGAAGAAACGTAGGCAACAA GTGTTCTTGGAGTTGGGGGACACGGAAATGAAACAAATTAATGTACTGTTTCGTGAG CTGGAGGTTGTGAAAACAAAGATCAAATCATGCCAGTCCAAGGAAGAAGTTGAATCATTGAAGTTCACCCAGAAAAATCTTATTAACAAG ATTTATACCGACTCTGCTGCAGTCAAGATTCCAGCTGTTCTGGACTACCTGGGAACCATAATTGAG GAAGGTTGTAAGTTTCTAATATTTGCACATCATCAACCAATGATTGATGCGATACACAAATTTCTTCTG AAGAAAAAGGTGCAATGCATAAGGATTGATGGGAGCACACCTGCAGCATCAAGACAAGCTTTAGTGACAGAATTTCAGGAAAAAGATTCAGTGAAAGCTGCAGTG TTGTCCATCAAAGCTGGAGGTGTTGGCATAACATTAACTGCTGCAAGCACAGTGATATTTGCAGAATTATCTTGGACTCCAGGGGACGTCATTCAAGCAGAAGATCGTGCTCATAGGATTGGTCAG GTTTCGTCAGTCAATATATACTACTTGTTAGCAAATGACACGGTGGATGATATAATATG GGATGTTATTCAGCACAAACTGGAAAATCTTGGTCAG ATGCTCGATGGTGAAGAAAATTCTCTAGAAGTTTCTGTTAATCGACATGGATACAGCCCTATGAAAGCTTCTGGTAGTCAACCAGAAAGCAGCCCCTTGAAAGCTACAGGTAGTCAACCAGGAAGTAGCCCTATGAAGCAGACTAAACTGGACTTCTTCCTGAAGCGCTGTAACTCCGACTCTGATGATGAACGCAAGCACAAGCACCCTAGGAACTGA
- the LOC130996735 gene encoding LOW QUALITY PROTEIN: RHOMBOID-like protein 13 (The sequence of the model RefSeq protein was modified relative to this genomic sequence to represent the inferred CDS: deleted 1 base in 1 codon), with protein MGKPLIYEIWEKPATSCIIGICSLIWFYIQKKGIGYSHVGLSYDTALEGHYWRIITSAFSHISILHLVFNMSALWSLGVIEQLGHLGLGVEYYLHYTMLLVVLSGLLVLGMYHILIQKFKIDYFRRVTAVGYSCVVFGWMTILSTKQPSSKLELFGFLSLPISFAPFESLIFTSIIVPQASFIGHLSGIIIGYAIAWGLIHGMNNYWAVSMLGWIVLVFIFSLKKSGTYNFSFLEIESVEDSSLPSVRFLSSGNGRTLQMSASDIGPNLV; from the exons ATGGGGAAACCCTTAATTTATGAGATTTGGGAAAAGCCAGCAACGAGTTGTATAATTGGGATATGCAGTTTGATTTGGTTCTATATTCAGAAAAAGGGGATTGGGTATTCACATGTGGGGTTGAGCTACGACACTGCATTGGAGGGCCATTATTGGCGGATAATCACATCTgcattttcacatattagcaTCCTTCATCTTGTTTTCAATATGAGTGCACTTTGGAGTCTTGGGGTTATAGAACAGTTAGGGCATTTAGGGCTCGGTGTCGAATACTATCTTCATTATACCATGTTGTTGGTTGTGTTGTCGGGGTTGCTAGTTCTCGGGATGTACCACATTTTGATCCAAAAGTTCAAGATTGATTACTTCCGGAGAGTGACTGCTGTTGGATACTCTTGTGTTGTGTTCGGGTGGATGACTATACTGTCGACAAAGCAGCCCTCTTCGAAGCTGGAGCTTTTCGGGTTCCTCTCCCTTCCTATCAGTTTTGCACCCTTTGAGTCGCTCATCTTCACGTCTATAATTGTGCCGCAAGCTAGTTTTATTGGTCATTTATCAGGGATAATCATTGGATACGCCATTGCCTGGGGCTTGATACAT GGTATGAACAACTACTGGGCTGTATCGATGCTGGGCTGGATAgttcttgttttcatttttagttTGAAGAAATCTGGTACATACAATTTCAGCTTTTTAGAGATTGAATCTGTCGAAGATTCTTCCCTACCATCTGTGCGGTTTCTTTCTTCTGGAAACGGCAGAACCCTGCAGATGAGCGCGTCTGATATTGGTCCGAATCTTGTGTAG
- the LOC130996350 gene encoding probable transcription factor PosF21 isoform X2, producing MNMNSRSWLPPLGRSSVSSYNTKPEQSASSNLRPIGPECSFKKEHKMSSHSSQFSFEISRMPENPPNNLAHRRTHSDVLALLNDVSFDGDLGIVGGSDGLSVFDDTEEDLLPEYFVLDKSNLISETMEELSTSAADAGSSCIHQRKLQHSQSMVLKICIKTEMAKPGSENPSSAESDKSISAANLAELALTDPKRAKRIWANRQSAARSKERKMRYIAELQSKVQSLQTDKASSSMQFALMQEDTNCLASENIELKLQLQSFEQQVHLQDAVNDALKEEIQHLKVLTGQAMLNGPAPPPYGTNQNYNTNSHAQPLQYQFRQHQLDQFQPRQLLLH from the exons ATGAATATGAACAGTAGGAGTTGGCTTCCTCCGTTGGGGAGATCCTCAGTTAGTAGCTATAACACAAAGCCAGAGCAATCAGCATCCTCAAATTTGCGTCCAATAGGGCCGGAATGTTCATTCAAGAAGGAACATAAGATGTCATCTCATTCTAGTCAATTTAGTTTCGAGATAAGTCGGATGCCTGAAAATCCCCCGAATAATTTGGCCCATCGACGAACTCATTCTGATGTTCTTGCCCTTCTGAATGATGTTAGCTTTGATGGTGATCTAGGCATTGTAGGTGGATCGGATGGACTTTCTGTTTTTGATGACACTGAAGAGGATCTGCTGCCAGAGTATTTTGTTTTGGATAAGTCCAATTTGATATCTGAGACAATGGAAGAACTGTCTACTTCTGCAGCAGATGCAGGTTCTTCATGCATACATCAACGTAAGCTTCAGCACAGCCAATCCATGGTTTTAAAAATTTGTATCAAAACAGAGATGGCAAAGCCAGGTTCAGAAAATCCATCTTCAGCTGAGTCTGATAAATCCATTTCTGCTGCCAATCTCGCTGAGCTTGCTCTTACTGACCCAAAGCGCGCAAAAAG AATTTGGGCGAATAGGCAGTCAGCTGCAAGGTCAAAGGAAAGGAAGATGAGGTATATTGCTGAGCTTCAAAGCAAAGTCCAGTCCTTGCAAACAGATAAAGCATCCTCGTCCATGCAGTTTGCCTTAATGCAG GAGGATACCAATTGTCTTGCATCTGAAAATATTGAACTCAAACTACAGTTACAATCATTTGAACAGCAAGTACACTTGCAAGATG CTGTAAACGATGCATTGAAGGAAGAAATCCAGCATCTAAAGGTGCTGACTGGTCAGGCAATGCTGAATGGTCCTGCTCCTCCACCCTATGGAACTAACCAAAACTATAACACCAACAGCCATGCTCAACCGTTACAATATCAGTTCCGACAGCACCAGCTGGACCAGTTTCAGCCGCGTCAACTGCTGCTCCATTAG
- the LOC130996658 gene encoding protein ENHANCED DISEASE RESISTANCE 2, with protein sequence MAMLEQKQEREWIERVRLGGGVPLLKPDSWSNGWASPRGDAFMVRGANYPTTKKKVPGGEYLLEPLGFDWIKGPAKIAEVLYNPKGRVRRALDGERAKGRSHFVWAFNFQLPTKDNHSIIAYFVATEPSHQDPLIRRFLNGDDGFRDSRLKLITNVAKGPWVVKKGIGEQAISIIGRALKCRYSMGEKLMQVDIDVGSSMAATAIVHLAFGYLTTLTVELAFVIEGRTESELPERILGAVRFSGLDGARALQIESPSQGNPQSSLGQGISHLVHANVVTDHHTTTKDVEKTHYAGNSNERDSKLLNLSL encoded by the coding sequence ATGGCAATGCTTGAGCAGAAGCAGGAGCGCGAGTGGATTGAGAGAGTGAGATTGGGAGGTGGTGTTCCACTCCTCAAGCCAGACAGTTGGTCGAATGGCTGGGCTTCCCCCCGGGGAGATGCATTCATGGTTAGAGGAGCAAACTATCCAACCACAAAGAAGAAGGTTCCCGGTGGCGAATATCTTCTCGAGCCTCTAGGTTTCGACTGGATCAAAGGGCCGGCCAAGATCGCCGAGGTTCTCTACAACCCTAAAGGCCGCGTTAGGCGAGCACTTGATGGGGAACGCGCCAAGGGACGATCACATTTCGTTTGGGCTTTCAATTTTCAGCTTCCAACTAAAGATAACCACAGCATAATCGCGTATTTCGTGGCAACGGAGCCTAGCCATCAAGATCCTCTGATCCGCCGGTTCCTGAATGGAGACGATGGATTCAGAGACTCGAGACTGAAGTTAATAACCAATGTGGCGAAAGGGCCGTGGGTCGTGAAGAAAGGAATCGGGGAGCAAGCCATCTCCATAATAGGGCGGGCGCTTAAATGTAGATATTCGATGGGGGAGAAGCTGATGCAAGTTGATATCGATGTTGGATCTTCTATGGCTGCGACTGCGATTGTGCACCTTGCATTCGGTTACCTGACAACGCTCACCGTTGAGCTAGCTTTCGTTATCGAGGGTCGGACTGAATCGGAGCTTCCAGAGCGGATCTTGGGAGCTGTTCGATTCTCTGGGCTGGATGGCGCTAGAGCACTGCAGATTGAATCGCCATCTCAAGGGAATCCGCAGTCCTCGTTGGGGCAAGGAATTTCCCACCTTGTTCATGCCAATGTGGTTACTGATCATCACACTACTACCAAAGATGTAGAAAAGACACATTATGCGGGAAATAGCAATGAGCGTGATTCAAAATTGCTGAATCTCTCTctctga